The DNA sequence CCATGGATTCCTGATTATTGATTGGAGGTCTCTGGGTTTGAAAGGCAGACGGATGCTGGTAAGTACTGGTGTGACTGGGGTCCACGGTCCCCATGTGGGGAGATACAGATACCCGATATGGCTCAGAATGACCACCCTGTTTACTATTGCAAAGTTCCAGGTGCCTCCTGTGCTGTGATTGGGTGAAAAGGTTGGTTTCTTTGGCTCTTGCAGAAGtgccactgtctctctctgtactggcTAAACTGTTGTCGTGCCGTTCCGGTAGACAGCCCTCCACTGATGGAAACTCAGACTTTATCCTGGAACAGCGCTGAAAGCCCAGAGCTTCACCCATTTTTGTGATTGAGAAGCCCTGCTGTTCCATCTTGACTCCTCCGGCTGAGTTGGAATGAGAATGAGGCTTATTCTCCACGGACTCCTCCCCAtcgttagccagcacctctccctctgtgtgttctctcttcAGATTGGCCAGAGGGGTCAGTGAGGTGTTGGCGGTAGCCAATGGGTGGGAGCGTTTACTGCTCTCTGAGCCTCGCCCGTACGTGGAAACATTGAGGAGATAGTGCCCTGACATGGCAGGCCTGGACATCCTCTTCCTTCCAGGGAACCCAGCGGAGAACCGGGGATGGTCCCCACACTCCTCCTGGTGCCCTAGATTGCAGGCTCCAAACTGGGCACGCTGAGCCTCGCCTGAGACCCCATACGGCTGGTTCTGGTGCTGCTGGGTGGCCCTCTGCATCAGAGCCCTGAGGATCTGCTCCTGGATGTCTTTGTTAGGTGTTTCCCTTTGATGGTGCTGGAGCTCTGCCAACTTACCTGCTCTTGTTCCAGGTATGGTGGAGGGGGAGCGGCCTATAGATCCTTGCTGTTTGGATCTACTGTTGTCCTCCACACTACCAGAGTGTAGGTACTGACTCTGGCTTTCACCACTGGCTGTCCCAGCTGTGCTGTGGGACTTTATCTTCCATTTGTCATcatgggagggtttggcctgggtCAGCTGGACCTCTGCCTTGTCCAGCGGCTTGGGGAGGATCTGTTCCAGAGGGACCTCTTTCCCCTGGAGGAGAGACGTGACCAGGGGGTTGTTGGCTGGGATGAAGTGGCTAGCCCTGGCTGCCATGGAGCCTCCAGATACATACTGGCTCTTCACATCACACACAGATGAAGTGAGGCTAGAGGTTGACTGGGGACCTGATGGGTGTGATATAAGTTGAGTGTTCCCATGTTGAGGCCTCATCAGAAAACCTGGGCTCATGTTACCAGCAGAGTAGCCTCTCTGTCGGTCATCAGTGAGAGACGCTCTGCTGGTATTAGAGCATCTTTGAGACAGGCTAAGGTCAAAGGGCACAGAGGAGCCTGATTGGACAGAACTGGAGTGGGCTGGTGTGGTGACTGCATCGGGTGATTGACAGGTAGATTGACCAATGGTGCTGCTTGCTGGCAGCTTGGTGGTTGACTGAGATTGGGTGGAGCtttgggtggaggaggagggtctGGAGTGGAGGGTCTGGGCTGAAGCTCTATGGTTTCCTTGCTCTCCACTGCCTCCTCCTGGTCCTGGGCCTGGTACTGCACCTTTAGAGAAGGAGCTTGCTGCAGCTGCTGCTGCACGTTGGGTCCGGGCTAGCTGGGCTTTAGCCTTGATGTCAGCCAGAGTGCGAGCACCAATGCGTCCAGGGCTAGGACCAGGGCTAGGACCAGGGCTAGGACCAGGGCTAGGACCAGGGCTAGGACTGGGactgagggagacagggagaggcgtCCTAGGGGACACCTGGGTTGGAGACACAAGGACTGGGACTGATAGGATTTGCGACACAGTAATCTGAAAAACAAAGTGAacaagacatttaaaaaaaaatgtgtgggcCTTCCTGGTGTTAGTAGACACATTTGGTCTAAATTTACCTGACACTTTTATTCACCACAAATACATTCCAATACACAATATTAAATTGTTACCTGAAGCGGAGGCACTCTCTGTGCTGTTGTTACTGTGGCTGCTGGAGAGGTTACCACAGATACTGCTGGTGGAGTGATGCGGGCCCTCTTCTCTGGAGTCAGCTCTACTTCCTGTTCACTGGATGAGGACTTCCTTTTCAACGGCTCCGGGGATGGGGTGGTGGGTACAGGTGTGGTTCCAGGGGTGGATACAGGGGCGGATACAGAGGTGACTGACACAGGGGCTGAggcttctctctctggtgtaacGTCAacatcttccctcctctccccactatGCTTGTCCACGCCCAGAGGCTCTGGAAGGTCGATGGGCAGTGATGAACTGAGCTTAATCTGGGGGCAGACCTCTGGATGACTCTCCTGGGCAGGGGATGGTGGGATCTCAGGGTACGGGGGGATCTCAGGGGATGGGGGGATCTCAGGGGACGGGGGGATCTCAGGGTACGGGGGGATCTCAGGGGACCGTGGGATCTCAGCGGATGGTGGTATCTCAGGGTATGGGGGGATCTCAGGGGACGGGGGGATCTCAGGGGACGGGGGGATCTCAGGGGACGGGGGGATCTCAGGGTACGGGGGATCTCAGGGTACGGGGCGATCTCAGGGGACGGGGGGTTCTCAGGGGACGGGGGGATCTCAGGGTACTGGGGGGTGTCTGGCTGGGCTTCTTTCAAATCCtgctcctcatcttcctccttctGCTTCTCTCCAAGTGGAGTAACCGTTGAGGTTGAATCCACCACATCATGTCTCCGCACAAGAGCTGCCTCCACTGCCTCTATAGGTAGGGATAAACCTCTACTACGAGTCCTGTGTCTGGGGTACTCAACCTCCAGTGTCTTCTGAACAATCTTTACTGGCAGCACCGGAAGTACAACAGGTGGGACTGCTACTGTTTCCTCTTGAACAGGCTCTGGCCTTGACTTGGTAGGTTCTATGGGTTTACATGTCGGGTTTATGGGCAGTGATGATGATCGGAGCCTCCTCTCTGAAGAGCGAGTCTGGCAGCTGTTCGATGGGATCTTGGCGTCTTGCAGTACTTGGCCAGCAGGACGTGGCTGTGATGGAGGAGACGACTGGGCTTTGGTGGCTGAGAGCTCCAAACTGAGACCAGACTCAAGCAGCTCTTTGGATTCCTCTAAGCTGAGTCCAGAgctggatagaaagagagggagggagggagacatagagagcgaGAGATCAGCCAATTGCATAAAGAAAGGATAACTCAAGAATGTTTAAAGTATATAAATTACAAGTAGCAAGTTTGGTCTCTGAGAAATAAAGCTTGATATAACAATAATTGCTTTATATTTTAAAGATTCCAGCCCTGAAAAAAATGACTTACTTTTCACCATAGTAGTTCTCAAAGAAGCTCTCCTTCCAATGCTCCACCTTCTTCCCCTTCTCAATCTCCTGACGCATTCTCAGCTGCAACTCAGGAGTGAACTCACCTGGGTGGTTTGGAAAATATAAAAAGGTTTACgagacattttttttaaagttacagAAACACAATCACCTGGTCCAAGCTCTGTTTGTGTGCTCTTGCCAATGGTCATTAATCAAGCCAAAGACCATCAAGCAAGAGATCACCAACAGATCTCGGATCAGGTTAGAAGCACTGACCTTCCGCCAGTCGTTCCTTCCAGGACTGAGCTGCTGATGTGAAAAACTCATTGTTTAAGGCAGAACTGGTTACCTTCAACAGACCATCCATACAGGcctagagatacagacagagacgcATCATCACtattatcaccatcatcatcactaatcatcatcatcatcattatcactaATCAACATCATTATCACtatgatcatcatcatcacgaatcatcatcatcatcattaacactaatcatcatcatcactaatcatcatcatcaacatcattatcactacaatcatcatcactatcactatcatcATTATCactataatcatcatcatcagtacataaagagagactcaCCATGAGATTATGTCCTGCAAatacctggggtgtattcattagtcggATCCTGTTACAAAATGTTTTGTCTGTTGCAAAACAATTTGCAACAGAAATCATTTACCGTTTACCCCAGGAACCAAACAgagcaaacggaacaaaacgggGAGTAACCGACCTGAAAGTGTCCACCATAAACTTTAGTTTTCTTTGCAAAACATTTTCCATCTGGAGTAAACGgtttccattgcaaaatgtttcgCAACAGActaaacattttgcaacagaatccGAAAAATGAAAACAGGAATTATACAGGTGGACGATTACAGGAATTAATCGCATGTTGAGTCTCTTGATTTTAAACCTCTATGTTGCTAGAGACCTGATGATATCTAGTATGGCCCCACCTGTTGGTCGACCTCAGGCAGTAGCGTCAGTAGCCTCTCT is a window from the Oncorhynchus keta strain PuntledgeMale-10-30-2019 chromosome 35, Oket_V2, whole genome shotgun sequence genome containing:
- the LOC118368080 gene encoding LOW QUALITY PROTEIN: putative Polycomb group protein ASXL2 (The sequence of the model RefSeq protein was modified relative to this genomic sequence to represent the inferred CDS: deleted 2 bases in 1 codon); the protein is MRERQKKKKGRTWAEAAKTVLEKYPNTPMSHKEILQVIQRERLKEISGTSPLACLNAMLHTNSRSEEGIFYKVPGRMGVYTLKKDIGDVVKELSEEGSDVNELSEGSEELSEEGSEVKELSEEGSEEGGSDNLSDSQRSTENNNYNANNQEGRRGRWRRRGPSKLPPDPLSPQPRCSSPSVPSSKLISPSQKHCKKALKQALKQQQQRNQRRQGGMPTTSSPRLLLKTDTIATKSDSCPAAGTRKMSQRSSRLSARQLKRTKCAEIDVETPDSILVNTNLRALINKHTFSVLPTECQERLLTLLPEVDQQACMDGLLKVTSSALNNEFFTSAAQSWKERLAEGEFTPELQLRMRQEIEKGKKVEHWKESFFENYYGENSGLSLEESKELLESGLSLELSATKAQSSPPSQPRPAGQVLQDAKIPSNSCQTRSSERRLRSSSLPINPTCKPIEPTKSRPEPVQEETVAVPPVVLPVLPVKIVQKTLEVEYPRHRTRSRGLSLPIEAVEAALVRRHDVVDSTSTVTPLGEKQKEEDEEQDLKEAQPDTPQYPEIPPSPENPPSPEIAPYPEIPRTLRSPRPLRSPRPLRSPRPLRSPHTLRYHHPLRSHGPLRSPRTLRSPRPLRSPHPLRSPRTLRSHHPLPRRVIQRSAPRLSSVHHCPSTFQSLWAWTSIVGRGGKMLTLHQREKPQPLCQSPLYPPLYPPLEPHLYPPPHPEPLKRKSSSSEQEVELTPEKRARITPPAVSVVTSPAATVTTAQRVPPLQITVSQILSVPVLVSPTQVSPRTPLPVSLSPSPSPGPSPGPSPGPSPGPSPGRIGARTLADIKAKAQLARTQRAAAAAASSFSKGAVPGPGPGGGSGEQGNHRASAQTLHSRPSSSTQSSTQSQSTTKLPASSTIGQSTCQSPDAVTTPAHSSSVQSGSSVPFDLSLSQRCSNTSRASLTDDRQRGYSAGNMSPGFLMRPQHGNTQLISHPSGPQSTSSLTSSVCDVKSQYVSGGSMAARASHFIPANNPLVTSLLQGKEVPLEQILPKPLDKAEVQLTQAKPSHDDKWKIKSHSTAGTASGESQSQYLHSGSVEDNSRSKQQGSIGRSPSTIPGTRAGKLAELQHHQRETPNKDIQEQILRALMQRATQQHQNQPYGVSGEAQRAQFGACNLGHQEECGDHPRFSAGFPGRKRMSRPAMSGHYLLNVSTYGRGSESSKRSHPLATANTSLTPLANLKREHTEGEVLANDGEESVENKPHSHSNSAGGVKMEQQGFSITKMGEALGFQRCSRIKSEFPSVEGCLPERHDNSLASTERDSGTSARAKETNLFTQSQHRRHLELCNSKQGGHSEPYRVSVSPHMGTVDPSHTSTYQHPSAFQTQRPPINNQESMVGSCYSGTISMSVPHTLSLNHSAAVSGSASSTSLSVSGSGGDSGSGTGSVMSFSVTVTTIPAGHPLDHINQGEGSPEQGCMEGSGIEDVQSKCYCRLKAMIMCKGCGAFCHDDCIGPSKLCVSCLVVR